The following DNA comes from Paenibacillus crassostreae.
ATATTTTTGAACGAATGCTACGTAAGAAGAAATATTCCCGAATGAATAATGATCAACTTCGGTTTACAATTCAGCAAGAAAAAGAAAAGGCGTTATATGTGTACAATCATTATTTCAAGAAACAACGAAATAAAGAAAGGGGAGACAAAATTGATTAAAATAGCATTTGTTCGCCATCGCTATCTCCCACCTTCAGAAACATTCATTTACGAAGAATTAAAAAATATTAAATCGTTCAAACCAATCATGTTCACACGAAAAAAGATGAATTTGAAACTTTTCCCTTTTAAAAGAATTAAACGCCTACCCCACAGTCCAAGGAAAATTACTAAGGTATTCAAAAGGAACAAAATTAAACTGATTCATGCACGCTTTGGAAATTCCGGTGTCCGACTGATCCATGTGAAACAACGGCTTCGCATTCCCATGATCACCTCTTTTCATGGCTTTGATCTGCCTACAAAAAGAAATCCGCGAAAATCATATCATAGAATGCTACCTGTATTATTCCGAGTAGGTGACAAGTTCACAGTTCCATCTCGTCATATGAAAAATCAGTTAATTAGATGGGGATGTCCTAATCACAAAATTGAAATTATGTATAGCGGAATTGATCTAAAAAAATTTTCATACAAAAAACGTGATAACAAAACCGAAGAACTAACCATTATTACGGTTGGACGTCTGCATAAGAAAAAAGGACATCAGTATCTGTTACGTGCTTTCAAAAAGATACATGATCATTATCCATCTGCTCGATTAGTCATTGTTGGCGAAGGTAGAGAAAGAAAAAAAATCAAACGTCTTATTACCTCATTAAAGCTTAACAAATATGTAAAAATGAAAGGTCTTATTGCACACAATCAATTATCTGAGTTACTATACCGGGCTGATATTTTCTGCCTGCCTAGCTTAACGACCAAGGACGGGAACCATGAAGGGATTCCCAATGCAATTAAAGAAGCAATGGCCACAGGTTTACCTATCGTATCCACACGCCATGGTGGTATTCCTGAGTTGGTTACCGATGGGCAGGAAGGACTCTTAGTCCCTGAAAAAACGGCCAAGGGATTAGCAGACAAAATCAAATTTTTGATAGAGAATCCGTCGATCCGTCAGGAAATGGGAAGAAAAGGTCACGAAAAAGTGGAAAGTGATTTCGACTCTGCGAAACAAGTAAGAAAACTAGAGTCCATATATGCGAATTTAATCAGAAAGGGGTAAGCACATTGGATGACATCCAAGAGGTTAACCAGGTTCAGGTCATGAGTAAACAATCAGAAAGCCATTCACCTCTGATTACAGTAGTTATACCAACGTATAACCGCGCAAGGTTTATCACTCGAGGGATTAATAGTGTATTAGGGCAAACCATTAAAAATTGGAAGTTGTTAATAGTAGATGATGGTTCAAATGATCGTACAAGTGAAGTTGTTGCACCTTTCTTGAAAGATCCAAGAATCACTTATGTGAAATTAAAGAAAAACAGAGGCGTTTGCTTCACATTAAACTATGCGTTGTCTTTAGTTGAGACCAAGTATTTCTCTCAGCTTGATGCAGATGATTGGTATGAGTCCCATACACTCGCAACATGTCTAAAAAAGATGGAAAAGTCCAGTAATAAGACTGCCCTCGTCTATGCAAATGACAAGGTTTGGAAGACGAAAAGAAAACATAAGGTTAGGTATGTAAATACGAAGAAGAAACGCCAAATCAAAAATAAATATGATTTCATTACATTTCATGCGATGGTCTATCCTCGCTTTTACCGAACGAAGGCTCTACGGGCAGTTGGTGGTTGGTCGAGAAATGTGCCACAAAAAGGACGTTTCGCTGAAGACAGACAAATCCTTCTTAAACTAGCAGGATCATATGAGTTTAAATGGATAAACAAATCGTTGTATAACCGCTTAAAACAT
Coding sequences within:
- a CDS encoding glycosyltransferase family 2 protein; translated protein: MDDIQEVNQVQVMSKQSESHSPLITVVIPTYNRARFITRGINSVLGQTIKNWKLLIVDDGSNDRTSEVVAPFLKDPRITYVKLKKNRGVCFTLNYALSLVETKYFSQLDADDWYESHTLATCLKKMEKSSNKTALVYANDKVWKTKRKHKVRYVNTKKKRQIKNKYDFITFHAMVYPRFYRTKALRAVGGWSRNVPQKGRFAEDRQILLKLAGSYEFKWINKSLYNRLKHKKNNSRIENRNKYARVTKYLYKSALKRWGNRYKPKFKWVSGRLKVGRLIKK
- a CDS encoding glycosyltransferase is translated as MIKIAFVRHRYLPPSETFIYEELKNIKSFKPIMFTRKKMNLKLFPFKRIKRLPHSPRKITKVFKRNKIKLIHARFGNSGVRLIHVKQRLRIPMITSFHGFDLPTKRNPRKSYHRMLPVLFRVGDKFTVPSRHMKNQLIRWGCPNHKIEIMYSGIDLKKFSYKKRDNKTEELTIITVGRLHKKKGHQYLLRAFKKIHDHYPSARLVIVGEGRERKKIKRLITSLKLNKYVKMKGLIAHNQLSELLYRADIFCLPSLTTKDGNHEGIPNAIKEAMATGLPIVSTRHGGIPELVTDGQEGLLVPEKTAKGLADKIKFLIENPSIRQEMGRKGHEKVESDFDSAKQVRKLESIYANLIRKG